A stretch of Lysobacter sp. K5869 DNA encodes these proteins:
- a CDS encoding tRNA (cytidine(34)-2'-O)-methyltransferase — translation MFNVILFQPEIPPNTGNVIRLCANTGAALHLIAPLGFTLEDKQLKRAGLDYHEYASLQVHDSLDAALTAIAAAQGAAPRLFALSTRGRERFDAPRYAAGDAFLFGPETRGLPQEVLDTLPPEQRLRLPMRPDNRSLNLSNTVAVVVFEAWRQFGYTGGE, via the coding sequence ATGTTCAACGTCATCCTGTTCCAGCCGGAAATTCCGCCCAACACCGGCAACGTCATCCGCCTGTGCGCGAACACCGGCGCCGCCCTGCACCTGATCGCGCCGCTCGGCTTCACCCTGGAAGACAAGCAGCTCAAGCGCGCCGGCCTGGACTATCACGAGTACGCCAGCCTGCAAGTGCACGACAGCCTCGACGCCGCGCTGACCGCCATCGCCGCCGCCCAGGGCGCCGCGCCGCGCCTGTTCGCGCTGAGCACGCGCGGCCGCGAACGCTTCGACGCCCCGCGCTACGCCGCCGGCGACGCCTTCCTGTTCGGCCCGGAAACCCGCGGTTTGCCGCAAGAAGTGTTGGACACGCTACCGCCGGAACAACGGTTGCGGCTGCCGATGCGGCCGGACAACCGCAGCTTGAATCTGTCGAACACGGTGGCGGTGGTGGTGTTCGAGGCGTGGCGGCAGTTTGGGTATACAGGCGGAGAGTGA